The Carassius auratus strain Wakin chromosome 7, ASM336829v1, whole genome shotgun sequence genome contains the following window.
AGCTCACTTCTCAGGAGTTTTCAGCGGACGGCTAaaaagagagagcgagggagTGAGCGATAGTAGTTAGAGGAGGAGTGTGGGGCGTTGTGTGCGTCGTTGAAGGTTAGCTCTGGCTCCCGCTGCGCGAGCGCTGTCTGAGATGGGCTACTTGTTGGACATTCATTATCAAACCCTGTTTGGTCCTTTCATCTGCTGCTCTGCAGAGCCCTCCTCGCAAACTACAGAGGCACCTTGCAGCTTGACATCTTTCCATTCACTCTGTACCTTAAACAGCATGCTGCCACATCAAAGCAGACACAAGCGCTTTGATGTTGCAAAAATAAAGAGCCCCAATGATCTACTCAAAACCAATGAAACTTTTTTTGTGCCTCTCTCCCATACGCACTCGcacactatctctctctttctcattttgcATCGGAGTTTGAGAAAGATAACCAGGGCTAACTATGATAGCAACAGCCGTTTACACCTTTGAAAAAGTGTCAACAATGTGTGTGTATTGAATTAACATATCAATCGAGGGCTATATGTAATGTCAGATGAAGATAAGCAGAATAATTGGAATGTAATTTAATTGGACTCACTGTGAAAATGCAATGCGCCCAACCTAACTACAGCATCCCGACTATGAACTGTGTCAAGGTAAAATGGCAAAAAGTGGGAATTCTACAAAGTTTGTATGCTATTTGGCAGAATTAAAGGCCTTGCGATTCTTTTTATCTGTGTGAATTTCTTGGACCTCTGACATGTTTTCCGCTATACAGTAAGAATGGAAGAACAAAATGGTGTAAAATGTTAAACTATTTGTTTTTAagattacattaataaattaaaataatagtataaataaGTTTGCAACATCATATTGGACTGTTTTTGTACATGAAAATAATTGGATGCAGATGAAAGCCGTGCACATTCAAGTTAAAAATGGCTGTGCCTGTGCCTGCTCTTACTTTGTAAATAAGGTGGAAGCATTTCTCAGGTACTTTATGGTTTCTGAAAAACCCTTGCACCACCAAGAAAATACACACCAGCATTTTTGGAATAAAGTGCAGTTTGAGCATGTTAATACCCCAATACCCTCATTGGTTTACTGTGGAGAATCGTTGTACAAAACATTCAACAGAATATGAaagtaaaaatgctaatttcttcTGCtaatttttactaaaaaaaaaaaaaaaaacattgcacatATTTTCATGTACAAATATACACATCAGGGACTACCAATTCAGGTGGATTCGTGCAGTTTTTGGATCAAGGTTGAAAAGGTGCAAGTCAACACTTTTTTTGCTTATCTCAGACTGATTCACCATGAAAAGAATAGCAGGTGACTCGGGAGGAAACGCTGAAGTGATGGATGTGGCTCCATAGAGGGATCACAGGAGGAAACGCTCAAAACTAGAATATGCAAGTGACTCATAAAAGATCCTGCAGACTTTTGAGAAAGTAAGTGTCTTGAGAATAACAGAAGAAACAAAAGGGCAGACGAAATATAATCTGAAGCAGGGGTTCATTTAAATCCAATTAATTGAGCTGAGAGTTAAGATTTGTACGTAAGTCCAGATCTGGTCTATTGGGCCACTTGCTCATGTCCAGTATTCATAACTCATTGtatcaagccaaaaaaaaaaaaaaaaaaagtgtttaatatcCATAAAGGCGTGGTTACGCTGTGACAGTAGAGTTTAATTCTTGTAGGAAGACTAGAGCCTGGTCTCAGCAAATTAACTAATCTATTAATGGCATCATGTCATATTTTGTGTCTTAATTTACCATCTAAAATGCTATAATTACAGGGGTCTTGTAAAAAATAGCCCTCAAGCATTTTCTCTTctttcccccctctctctccttctgAATAATTCACTACAGTTCATTAGCCCTTGGGTTCCTGGCTTTAAAAATGTCTCCATGTTTCCACACACCCTCACATTCCAGTCATACTACACCCTGGGCCGATGTGGAGATAGTTACGATGGAGCAACCCATCCgaaaacaatattacaaataGATGGAGGTCATTATCTGAATATGTTTCTCTGATGTATTTCTGGAGAGTAAGAAATCAGCATTAAACatgcatgattttatttattattatttatttattttattcgtaTTATTTATGTTAATTAAGTAAGTGCATTCTCCAGTTGTATCAAAATATCACAGTGCTATTACAGTAAGGATTATTTTggtattatttactattatagtaTATAAGTTTTTGCTTTTCAAATTTCCtctattctatttttaaaattgttgttgttcttttagTACGTTAACTTATTTCAATTAGTTGCcaagaccattgtttttttaacaatggtcTTGCCAACAAAACTAGTCAAAACCATTATTTGGAAGGGATCCCATAAATTGTAATAAAcagcaataacaaaataaattcaataaaactcATCATcaactatttttaattttcattcatcactactttatttttatctgtgttaatatcatttatttaaaaatatataaatcatagtCATAGACGTATGCAGCCAGACGCATTCAAACCTCCATTACCATTTCCCTCTCAGCAGTCAAACACGGCCTTGCGATTACAACGGGATGCTATTAATCTCAATGACTTTTATCTCATCATACCCTTAACCCTTGCTGTGGAGCAAATGTCAACAGGGCACCGAGACCTTGAGTGCTACAAACAAACCTCAAAGACAGATGGAGGGAATGTGAACTTTAGCACTCTGCCAGCGTCTCGCCTAATTCAGAGAACTTGACAGTtaataaagtgctttattttcaccCATCTTCTCATACATAAAAGCCTTCCACACCAATTAGCTTTAATTcgctttttttctcctctctcttttcttttcatgCTTTCAAGCCTGCAGAAAGTGCTATATTCCAATCATTTGCATTATCCAGAGAATCTGCTTTGAAGTTGTGAGATACTGTAAGAAAAAGGGCTCCGCTTATCccgcagaaaagaaaaaaaaatgttcaaagccTCTAAATACTCTGGAACAGATGTACATTATCATTGGATTTGCGTTTTCACCTCTTTGCTCCTGTATGGGTAATAGTGTAGCGCATAGTCGCGTGTCCCTCACATCCTCTGTGTTTAGCATCTCCTCTCAACAGAAGCTAGCACCCCACTGGGCCAATCCGCACTTCAAAGAACTGTGTCTATCTACAGGAGACAAAGCGCACTCCACACATATGGAAGCAGCCTCCTCACTCACGCTCAAGTCAATAGCATCATTCGCTGGCTTGCTCGCttactgtctgtttgtttttgtgacacaGAGATATGGCTCTTTCATACATACAGTCCCAACACAAATTCAGCACCCATTGTGAACCTGGTGTCACTTTTACACTCTTGaggaaaatgtttgtttaattgagGAGGAAAACATCCTAGGAGATAGGAAAGTAGGCTTTATCTAGTAGTTCAAATGTTAGCGCATGGCGCTAGCAATGCTAAAATATTCGATTCCCAGGCAATATGCATGCTGATAACAAATTTAGGTTGAATGCACTGCTACATCTGATAaattaaatgtaagctttttgtGTAGACAATACTGGGACATAAAAATTATTGTTCTGTAGATAGAATGTAagactgtacaagcacagtacaTTAATTGGTGTATTTCCCTAGTGTTGCTTGCTTACAGCTAATTTTATATATCTATCACAAATTAAAGTACGTAATGCACCTTTCTAAAGTTTGCAGTCTTGaaataaattcatacttttatttagcaaggatgcattaaaactTGATCGTAGTAAGTTCTGTTTCAAATGCGGTTCTTTTCTATATCttctaaaaaaaatcatcaaaaatgtatcacagttaaaaaaaaaaaaaaaaaaaaaaaaaacaaccgatttcaacactgataaagaaatgtttcttaagcagcaaattagcatattagaatgacttctgaaggataatgtgacagtgaaaactggagtactgatgctgaagattcagctttgccttcaaaataagaaattacattttgaaatatattcaaacaaaaaaacacttcaacttttattttacaataatgccttgcaggattttttttcttgatgaGCATATTCATTTTTCCAGAAACATACATCTTACCGACTCCAAACGGTAGTCTATGTGGAGATTGAGATGTGTTAGTATAACTAGCTGTAACTTAAAACTTACAGGACTTCATTACTTTCTTTGGCCATGTGTTAGACTGCAACTCTTTGAAACATTTGAAGCAAGACATGCAAACAACATATATTAACAAAGTCCATGCAAAAGTATTTCTACTCACAAGGAGAAACAGATCTCTGCATGCAGTCATGATGAGTGTACATGCAAGCAAAGAAATCATCAGAAcgttctaataaaaaaagaaaaaccaacaGCCAAAGAAATGACAAAATCACAGCCATCCAATCAGTAAGCAACAGTTCAGATTTTAATGAAAGGTTTTCTCTTGGCACAGGTttgctattaaataaataaagcaattatttccatccatctatataaactaaacaaaaaagcatgaaaatttATTAGGAAAAATCACAAATGATCTGGACTAGGGTTCGGGTGTGGCATGTAATGCTACCATGTTATTTATGTACAAGCACCTCCATGAATCATTTTCTGTGAGCCTGAGTGTGTTGTCCTACACACTCACTCAGtcacacaaaacaaaagcacaaCAGAAATCAAGAAATGTTGTAAGTACAAATGGCACTATACAAAATAGCTATTCCTCCAGATAAATAGTGAAGAATCCAACTAACATACTGTTATCCCCACAGCTGTCCGCGCATGATGTATTTACAACCATCAGGCAGGTGAACCTATCAAACATCAAAGCAATTTTAGTGTGATGATTCTTTAAAGGATAAACAAGAACACTGTGGGACAATAAGAAAATAACAAATGAATCTACTGTGCATTTAGATGTTTTGCACATGAGGCATGTTTAAATTTTTCAATTTCTCATGTTGCCATagatttggttgttttttttctgagcagCAATATGTTTAAGAAATGGTCAGAATCATTTAAAATGGCAACATCTCACCACAAACAGAAAGAGAATGAGAGGGAAAGCTAAGCTCCATAACACATTCACTCAACTGCAAAACTGAATGAGGCTAACTTACAAGCTGTGATGGGTTAGTTTTCCAGAGTTTAGTGTAGTGTGATGTCCTCACATTTCCACTGCCTCCTGAGCAGAAGAGTCAGCTGATCTCACTCTAAACGTATCAGAAAGTCCAACAGGTTCTAAGCAAACATAATTAACTCATCCCATCACTGACAAAATTCTCATTCTTCATTGGGGCCCAAAATTGCAAGTACAAGTGTACATTTTTATAACTttcaatacaagttttttttttctctctgtgtgtataaAATCATCAAAAAAGAGGGATGAGAACAATTACGTGGAGTATTAAAACACCTGCTGTGATCTtcaacacacacacctgctttGTTGAGTTTGAACGAAGGTTTTTGTGTTTCATAATCTTCAGTGGTGCTGGTTTCAGATACACATGCACGCATTAACTCTCTTGTCAGTGGGGTATCGTTGAGTTATGGAGGACTGGAGACTTGTAGGCGGCGATACGGTCATCCTGCCCCAGAGGAATGAGTCAGCTgccatacacactcactcacacaccctCTAGGTGACTTGGGATACATCGAGCCTAAAATAGATTCATAATGTactatttaaatgctgttttaaactgCTGCATGGGAACAGATGTACTCCTATTTAACCAGACTTGTTTTCTCGTTACCTAACTCACTTCAGCCAATACCGAGCTAAAGGCACTAACATACTGTCTAAAAGACCCTAATTCAGTCTGAGAACATATTTTTGGACtctgaaagaaattaaaaactCTAAAGGGTGATTCTTTCCAGTGGTTCACAGCTCCTTTCAAAACCgaaaacattgttttgtgacTCAGTGACTCAAACGTGAAATGAACCTgagaaataaaaatactattttacctTGGCAGCACAGATTCCTTAACACTTTAAAACTTGAATTATCTGAATTGACTGAAATGATAAGAAAAAGTTGAAACCACAACTAAACaagcaaaaaatacaataatatcagGTATAATGTATTCATTGTTTTCCAATCATTTGATTAGACCCATTTTGACTTGCCATAAACCTGACAGgaatatgtttttcaaataaattattttttaaacaagctTCAAAACATTATACTACAATAATCAGAAGATTATTTTAAGATTTCATATTGTCTGATACACATAATTACACTATAAACTCTGATGCCTAGTGGTCTTAGAATGAAATTAGCTTAAAGTTACAGGGACAGGAAaacaccaaaaacaaaacaaaaagtttcaGTAATAAAGCTTACAATGGATTTCAATCCAATACACCTTAACATGACTGCAGATTGGTGGCATATTAcaacagacagacaaataaaacataaattctgaataaaattgtcaataataCCGATAATCATAATAATACTAGAGGTAGCAGCTGATTATGATGCTCTGTTTTCTTCATGTTGATTGGTAGTGTGTAGATCTCATACTGTCCTTCAACAAAGTCCGATTTGATGGTTTGAGTGTCTTTACTGGCTCTCTTATGTACATGTGTCctgtattgcatttttaaaggTGTCGATTCAGATTTGTGGTTTCGGAGAGAGAAGCTCTTAATAAAGTGTCTCGAATGCAACGGCACAAGAAGTGCTTTTCAAGTGGTCTTCAGtggaaaaatgaaaacataaaaggaTAAGTAAAAAAGACACCATAGGCACACAGATGCACAGATTgtgtgcacacatgcacacacaaagtgTAAGTTACAAAACCAAGGAATTGTATTCCCTCAAAAGTGGTTTGACAAATCAAAATTCTTCATTTAACAGGACTGACCACCTTTTCAACCAAATAGACCAATCGGATAAGaatgaagagagggaaagagaaaaacaaaggaggcagatagaatgatagagagaaaaaagaagagaaaagggGAAGATAGAGCCCTTACGTAGTAAGTAaacctctcctgctgccaacgaCAGGACTGAATACATCAGCACACATTCAAACCGAcccacacaaactctctctctctctctctcacacacacacacacacactcacacacgtatatatacaaATGTGTACATATTGTCTGCCACTTTGGCATGAACATGATGCTTTGTGTCCTTCTCAGCCTCAATGTGGCCATGCAATGATCATTCAATTGTTATGTTCCGCATTGTTATTCTTATTTTGATCCTTTTTGTAGCCCATCTGTGTTTTACTTTTCAGGACTGATAGAAGTGATGGTAGTGATGATGATGttcgtgatgatgatgatgctcgTGTCGTTGGACCACCTGAGCTAGTCCTCCTTCATATAGCACCAGACTGGGCAGATCCCTCACATGCTCTTTCTCCACGACTGGGCCAGACGTCACGGTCGGCCCAAGAGCCCGATAGTGCAGGCCCTCTTTAGGCCTCTGCTTGTGTCGTCGGTACGGGCCTGAGCTTTGGTGCGGAGGGGTCTGGTTGGAGACCGCTGGGGGAGGGGGCGCTCCTCTTCTTATCACCCGACCGGCAGAGGCCTGTGTGGGTGGCGTGCGGTGCGTTTTAGGTGAACGAAGTGCGTGTGTGTGCCGGGAGAGGATGGCAGGAGGGTCTGTGGAGATGGTCTGTGAGCGCCGATGGTGAACAGAGTATGCGTGCACATTCTCTGGTTCCTGAGAACGTGAGCGTGTCTGATTGGATGAACGTGTGGTATGGTTGGGTTTTGCTGGTTCTGCGGCAGGAGCTGCTAGAGGAAGcacaaaattatttgttttaaggtttattataaatatgttttataagtatataaataattgtgcctttaacaaaaaaaagccccccaaaaaaacattgttagaggGATAACATCTtcagaacataaattaagatattattgatgaaatctgagagctttcggACCCTGCACAGACGGCAAAACAAGTAAAACgctcaaggcccagaaaagtagtaaggacattgttaaaatagtccatgtgacatcagtggttcaaacgtaattttatgaagctacaggACTACTTTTTgttgcgcaaaaaaaaaaaaagactaatcaataatttcttctcttccatgtcagtcttcACTGCTTGTTCATGAAAGAACTGATGCTTGTGTCAAATCCTCTGCTTGCAAACAAGATGCAGCACATCCAGGTTCTGcgtaaataaagttttttttttcttttttcttggtgTTGCATTCCTTCAGTCCAAAGTAAGataaataaaaagtgcccttcaataaaaacaagtttttgtaagaaaaatatccatattcaaaatgtaataatcactttaatctagtttGCGTCAACAGTTATACGCAGAAGCATTTCCGGGATCATAACGTATGGGTCATCGGTGCGTATGCAccggtgagtctcgtgaaaaccaacgtttgttcaCAGGATCaaaagaagcaaagtttccttactttagcaaaggaaaaccagccacctcttggcttatatcaaaatccaatgacattcttctttacaaatcctcattttgtatttcttattagtgaccgttgttttgttGGTGCATGCAAAAATCTGACCTTATACGTAATTCCCCCAGAAGTGCTTTCATTTACAAAAGTGAGTgcaagctagattcaagtgattattacgttttgaatatgaatatttttctttaaataattaatcaattcgctacagaaggcctttgttcaccccccggagccatgtgagacactttttttttttttaatggtagggcgctttttatttcacgtcttttggactgaagcgaTGCAACAtccactgactgcaatgataagagcttgaaagatcaaagctCCGACTGAATTAGTCTAAAAGAAGAAActaatatacacctaggatgcctcgggggtgagtaaaatgcagcctaatcaaaatttttgggtaaactaaccctttaagattgtACCTGCTCCAAAGCGGGATGTGTAGTTTTCAATGCCAGCCAGGTCAAGGTAATGGTTTCTTCTCTCCAAGTTCTCATCTACACAGTGCCGCTGGCAACCTTGCTGGTTGTGGTGATCAGCATGGTAACGCCTAACACAACAGCATCACATTGTCATGACTGCAAGTACATTGCTCTGAGATTGTGAGATTGTGACAACAAAGGGGGCTTGAATCAATCATTGTCCGTTACATTAATTGCTTTAACGATTCTGTGACATGTTCTTCCGAAGTTTATAAATTGCAGTTTTATCTAACAATTACGGAGActaatgtgttaaattgatttaCATATGATGGGGTCTGTTTATGTAGCTTAATTTCATAAGTACCTAAGAAAGGCTCTTGACTTTTTCTCCGAAGTCTTGGAGTCCTCAATACACTTTTCTCCCTTATGTTTGGGATGGGGAGTGTCTGCTGGAGACAGAGTGAgtgatagagagagggagagagagagagagagagaaggggggtcTTTATCAAAGAGAACGGCGTTGAGTTGCACAgcatcacacacatgcacatatactgAAGCAGCTTTAAAGACCAACCAAAATAAGAAAGAAACCTTTGTTCCCTGCTTTCTATTTACTTTGAAGGttcataaaagaagaaaaaaacaacaatgctTAATTTATTCTATTTTGAACCTCAGGCCTCATATAAAtctaaaaaacacacacttgTGAATTTGCATGAAGACAGCTGCTGTTCAAAGGCTCTTCTCTTTCAAATACATGACGGGTATAAATAGCTCAAATGACAGCactaaacaaacagaaacacttcGGTTTCTTCAGAGTACTTCCTGTTCTCcttcacattgttttttttttaccaagtaacACAGTTAGAAAGTGGCTAaatgtggatttatttatttttcaaacagcAAAAGACTATCCGAGCAAAGAGGGATAAGATAGCACTTTCCAAAAGGAATCCAAAAGCTCAGAGCTGCAGAGGTTTgggttttttctttctctcatctTCTGCCTTTGACTATGAACTCATCTTACAAGAGATGCAATGACATGGAAGACAGGGAAAAGGAGGAGGGCAATAGTGTAGGAGACAGCATAACAAGAACTTAGAATTGTAATCCTGAAAATTATTTCATCTTCTACTTGCCCTcatatcctttttattttttttctcttttataatGTAACACAAAATAATGTGGTATTTAACACAAAATGTAGTATTTCACAAAATGTCAAGGATGTACCTGTCTAATGAAAATGAGACAgtcaagtaaaaacaaaaacaaacaaaaaaaacaattacacatcGCATCTATACATTAAAGTTTGACCATCACACTAAATCTCTCATCATATTGACtgcattttaatgtctttttgaaCAAATTTGATGGATCCCGTTACTATTCATTATAActgtgtggaaaagagcagcgtCAACATCCTGCTAAACTCCTCTTGTGTTCCATGGACACAAAAAAGTCATTCAGGTATGGAACAACATGACGGTGGGTAAATGATAACAACTAATTTTCTGTTGTTCTGAGCAAACTTTCTCTGTGTACCTGTGTTGCTCTGGGTGCAGTTCCTCCATTTCTGGCTGGAGTCTGGAGCAACAGAGAGCTTCACCCTGAGGGTCTTACTGCTGCTGGGGGAGTGATTCACTGACGCGTCCACCACCTCATATATGGTGTGCAGTAGACTGGTGATGTCCTGAACATGGGGAGATAGAGAGggaaaaattacatgaaattaagAGATCTTCACTGACACAAGACGGTCTATTAGTCTTTTATATGCTGTGTTAGCCTGTACATGATATATGCTAAGATACATGCATTATTCATAATTCATACACAGACATGTCCATAATAATGTGTTAATCAGAGTCTACTTAGCCTCAGGGAGGGAAGACAGATGCTGGCAGCAGTGGAGAGCACGTGTGCACAAACATGAAACATGCTATACATCTGAGGCTATTTAGCATGtggaaatgaaatgtaaatgcagAGCAACTATGAAGCGGAGGAAAACAGGAACTGTGTGGTACGGTGGAAGAGAAAAGACATTTAGTATGTCCTCTTAGTGTTATCTCTGTCTTAGTGTTATCTCTGTCTCAGTCTTACCTCTCGTGTGACCTTGCCATTGTTATCGAAATCGTAGAGGGTGAAAGTCCACTCCTGCCTGTTATCTTCTTCAACTGATACAGCACACTCCAACTCCTGATTAATAAACAACAATGGATAATCACTGTAACACTCCTTTAAAAGACTGGTCATACATTttggccatgtttttttttttttaagtagtaatgtattttgatccaaaatacagtaaaacagtaaaaaaaacaaaaactattttatccattttcatacattttcttgTTCATAGCAAAGTTGCCATTTCAGCAGCCAttgtgtcaaatgatcctttagaaatcatagtAAAACGCTTTcttggtgctcaagtaacatttatgATCATTATCAATTAAAAATGTCATTGGATATCAACTGTGCTGCATAATTTTGATGGAAATTATGATGCaaatttttcagaattttttaattaatagaaattTCAACAGAAtagaaatgtatttgaaatagaaatcttttgtatcatTATGTCTTTAGTGTGACTTTTAAACAATTTACTTTTAATGCTTTAATCCTAGCAGAATAAACGTTTTAATCTCTTTAAAAAGCCAactaaatatgtttgtttgttttatactgacctcaaactgtaattgtttgtgtgggCCGACAGTGGCACAGCCTTCAGTGTCCTGCATTCTCTCTTCCACATTACAGATGTCAGTCTTCTCAGGGGGCAGGGCCACTGCAGGGGGGCACACATTCatacttaaaaaatgtttttgtcttcatCTCATGTCACTGTAACTCATTTTGAACATTGTTCAAAATtgttattaatttgtaattatttaatgagGAAAAACATATCGAAATACAGCTTTATAAGCATATATAAACtaaaacagacagaagagagaaGGGAAAGAGTTAAAGGAGAATGCCTAGGAAGCACCCAGCTATTTTTGAATGTAGCCATGCCATCTCTGCTATTGCAGACATATTACACTGAAGACACTCATAAAGTCTCATAGTATGGGATATAAACCTTCAGGCAAAATTGCAGTCACACCCTCAATATTAACCTCAGAAGTACATGTTCCTCTACACACTTTGTTAGAGTCTTGGAAAGCAATGATGGACATGTGGCTCACAAGTAGCTCATGTTTCCACATCACAATTCAGAATACATTTTTTGTGCAGTGGCAGGACTTTCATAATGGATTGTCGGAAAGCTGCTTTACAAAGAAGAGTGTTCTTAAGGCTTGTTTACATCTGTACGAATATCATGCAAATTATCGCTGACGTTTAATACCTAATGACTTAACAATCAGTCTGAGATTGCCTGAACGAGGTGGTCTCAGTTTGATTGTAGTGAGAAAGCAATCCGATCCAACGGACCAACACACCAGGTTATATCACAATCTATAATGGATAATTACGTAAGTTTCGTGAAAAACAATAGACTATGTCTATGGGTGAGCACGTCTTCGCCATTCAAAATCAAAGAGCgccttttcattttataatacTGTCTTAATGTTCTTTGTATTAGGTgcattttaacaatgttttccCGATAAAATCTGTGACTCCTGctcaaaatgctaaattaataaaactacagctataaaaaaatgcatcaataaGCCCTCGAAGCTGTGGAAGTTCCATCAAAGCTGTTTCCATCCTGATGGAAGACGGCTACGAGCGGAATTATGGAAAATAAACCGTGGAACTTGAGAGGACAGTTTACTCGCACGTGACTTGTATTAACAATTTTTGTCTATATATAAAAAGCAACACTGTAATAATTTTAATCCCTGTTTGTGGAACAAAGCAATAGATCTACAGGGGTGAAAGCACATTTTAAATCAATAGTAATGATGTCAATGATATTAAACGCCACTGATTATGACATGCTGAGTTTAATATGTCACAACTGAGATTTGCGTTCTTCAGCTGAAGGcaagattttcagtaaataacCACTTGAGAGTTTTGGCCTGTTTTTCATACAAAACTATTGTCAGACTTGGAATATAGAGTTGTTATAATGCGGTTTTACCTTTGAAGCTTCACAGTGTCTGTACATTGACCTtaactgcctttttttctttttttcacagaaaaaaaatgtatacaggtttggaacaagacaACAGAATCGTTCAggaaactgttcctttaagagcagACTATGGTAAATCAACACTTTGCCTTGCTAAAGCTGCAAGTAAGTGTGTAAACAGGCCTAGCTGCTGCCATCACATTCTAAGGCCAGGCTTCACAAACATCCTTGATATCCTATTTATGTCTGAAATATAGTCGCCATAGTCATTATAGTCGCCGAGAAAGATGAAGTCTAACAGCGGCCCGTTCTGACGTAGAGAATGCCTATCAGGATCAATCCTGAACTCAATATGCAAATTTCAGAGGCAGTTTGTCTCTTTGTGTATTCTGGGTAATAAGATGGAGATGTTTTAAACGAGAGCAGATCTAACTCTGCTCAGTGAGGACACGGCTCAGCACCAGGCTGGGTCCTGCAGGCTAAATCCTCCCCCC
Protein-coding sequences here:
- the nkd1 gene encoding protein naked cuticle homolog 1 isoform X3 gives rise to the protein MGKLHSKHAAICKARESPEGDSFVVNACLARKGLDDWMVKQKYYCPSSRVDQQDCQQKNTCGLSPRDLLDEGYAEGISDERYRLEVALPPEKTDICNVEERMQDTEGCATVGPHKQLQFEELECAVSVEEDNRQEWTFTLYDFDNNGKVTREDITSLLHTIYEVVDASVNHSPSSSKTLRVKLSVAPDSSQKWRNCTQSNTDTPHPKHKGEKCIEDSKTSEKKSRAFLRRYHADHHNQQGCQRHCVDENLERRNHYLDLAGIENYTSRFGAGTILKAAPAAEPAKPNHTTRSSNQTRSRSQEPENVHAYSVHHRRSQTISTDPPAILSRHTHALRSPKTHRTPPTQASAGRVIRRGAPPPPAVSNQTPPHQSSGPYRRHKQRPKEGLHYRALGPTVTSGPVVEKEHVRDLPSLVLYEGGLAQVVQRHEHHHHHEHHHHYHHFYQS
- the nkd1 gene encoding protein naked cuticle homolog 1 isoform X2, with protein sequence MGKLHSKHAAICKARESPEGDSFVVNACLARKGLDDWMVKQKYYCPSSRVDQQDCQQKNTCGLSPRDLLDEGYAEGISDERYRLEVALPPEKTDICNVEERMQDTEGCATVGPHKQLQFEELECAVSVEEDNRQEWTFTLYDFDNNGKVTREDITSLLHTIYEVVDASVNHSPSSSKTLRVKLSVAPDSSQKWRNCTQSNTADTPHPKHKGEKCIEDSKTSEKKSRAFLRRYHADHHNQQGCQRHCVDENLERRNHYLDLAGIENYTSRFGAGTILKAPAAEPAKPNHTTRSSNQTRSRSQEPENVHAYSVHHRRSQTISTDPPAILSRHTHALRSPKTHRTPPTQASAGRVIRRGAPPPPAVSNQTPPHQSSGPYRRHKQRPKEGLHYRALGPTVTSGPVVEKEHVRDLPSLVLYEGGLAQVVQRHEHHHHHEHHHHYHHFYQS
- the nkd1 gene encoding protein naked cuticle homolog 1 isoform X4, whose amino-acid sequence is MGKLHSKHAAICKARESPEGDSFVVNACLARKGLDDWMVKQKYYCPSSRVDQQDCQQKNTCGLSPRDLLDEGYAEGISDERYRLEVALPPEKTDICNVEERMQDTEGCATVGPHKQLQFEELECAVSVEEDNRQEWTFTLYDFDNNGKVTREDITSLLHTIYEVVDASVNHSPSSSKTLRVKLSVAPDSSQKWRNCTQSNTDTPHPKHKGEKCIEDSKTSEKKSRAFLRRYHADHHNQQGCQRHCVDENLERRNHYLDLAGIENYTSRFGAGTILKAPAAEPAKPNHTTRSSNQTRSRSQEPENVHAYSVHHRRSQTISTDPPAILSRHTHALRSPKTHRTPPTQASAGRVIRRGAPPPPAVSNQTPPHQSSGPYRRHKQRPKEGLHYRALGPTVTSGPVVEKEHVRDLPSLVLYEGGLAQVVQRHEHHHHHEHHHHYHHFYQS
- the nkd1 gene encoding protein naked cuticle homolog 1 isoform X7, which gives rise to MGKLHSKHAAICKARESPEGDSFVVNACLARKGLDDWMVKQKYYCPSSRVDQQDCQQKNTCGLSPRDLLDEGYAEGISDERYRLEVALPPEKTDICNVEERMQDTEGCATVGPHKQLQFEELECAVSVEEDNRQEWTFTLYDFDNNGKVTREDITSLLHTIYEVVDASVNHSPSSSKTLRVKLSVAPDSSQKWRNCTQSNTDTPHPKHKGEKCIEDSKTSEKKSRAFLRRYHADHHNQQGCQRHCVDENLERRNHYLDLAGIENYTSRFGAAAPAAEPAKPNHTTRSSNQTRSRSQEPENVHAYSVHHRRSQTISTDPPAILSRHTHALRSPKTHRTPPTQASAGRVIRRGAPPPPAVSNQTPPHQSSGPYRRHKQRPKEGLHYRALGPTVTSGPVVEKEHVRDLPSLVLYEGGLAQVVQRHEHHHHHEHHHHYHHFYQS